The following proteins are encoded in a genomic region of Streptomyces gobiensis:
- a CDS encoding helix-turn-helix domain-containing protein yields the protein MEQSPAITQVLRQVGPRLRRLRTQRGVALTALAEATGISKSTLSRLESGQRRPSLELLLPIAQAHQVPLEELVGAPEVGDPRVRLTPSNVNGNRVLPLTRQPGPLQAFKMVIPAARKTPDLCDHEGYEWLYVLSGSLRLILADHDLVLGPGEAAEFDTRLPHWFGSTGNGPVEILSLFGRQGERMHVRAQPRVRDRPPAP from the coding sequence ATGGAGCAATCACCTGCCATCACCCAGGTCCTCCGTCAGGTGGGCCCCCGGCTGAGGCGGCTGCGCACCCAGCGCGGCGTGGCGCTGACGGCCCTCGCCGAGGCCACCGGAATCTCCAAGAGCACGCTGTCCCGCCTGGAGTCTGGGCAGCGCCGCCCCAGCCTGGAGCTCCTGCTCCCCATCGCCCAGGCCCACCAGGTGCCCTTGGAGGAACTGGTCGGTGCGCCGGAGGTCGGCGACCCCCGCGTCCGGCTCACGCCCAGCAACGTCAACGGCAACCGGGTGCTGCCGCTGACCCGTCAGCCCGGGCCGCTCCAGGCGTTCAAGATGGTGATTCCGGCCGCCCGCAAGACCCCCGACCTGTGCGACCACGAGGGCTACGAGTGGCTGTATGTGCTCTCCGGCAGCCTGCGGCTGATCCTGGCCGACCACGATCTGGTACTGGGACCGGGCGAGGCCGCTGAGTTCGACACCCGGCTGCCGCACTGGTTCGGCAGCACCGGGAACGGCCCCGTGGAGATTCTCAGCCTCTTCGGGCGCCAGGGGGAGCGTATGCACGTACGGGCTCAGCCCCGGGTACGAGACAGGCCCCCGGCCCCGTGA
- a CDS encoding VOC family protein, which produces MPYLGLMTVVVRDYDEAIAFYVDVLGFVLIEDTRVDDRKRWVVVAPPGARETAVLLVRAATGGQEARIGDQTGGRVGWFLNTEAFERDYERMRAAGVAFEEAPRQEPYGTVAVFRDLYGNRWDLIQLSRDRDAGEAGDAG; this is translated from the coding sequence ATGCCTTATCTCGGGCTGATGACCGTAGTCGTGCGTGACTACGACGAGGCCATCGCTTTCTACGTGGACGTCCTGGGGTTCGTCCTTATCGAGGACACCCGTGTCGATGACCGGAAACGCTGGGTTGTCGTCGCTCCGCCCGGGGCGAGGGAAACGGCGGTGCTCCTGGTCCGGGCCGCGACCGGTGGGCAGGAGGCTCGTATCGGCGACCAGACGGGCGGCCGTGTCGGCTGGTTTTTGAACACCGAGGCGTTCGAACGCGACTACGAGCGTATGCGGGCGGCTGGGGTCGCGTTCGAAGAGGCACCGCGGCAAGAGCCTTACGGCACGGTCGCCGTCTTCAGGGATCTGTATGGGAACCGCTGGGACTTGATCCAACTGTCTCGTGACCGCGACGCCGGGGAGGCTGGTGACGCGGGGTGA
- a CDS encoding alpha/beta hydrolase, translating into MTTAFGVTHTLAHGVNGKAIDIYRPGAADPGSLPTVLLWHGRGPDERDVLQPLAETAARLGAAVLVPDWRSDAPDGGRAHLLDSLEFAREYAASPGGGADHLVLAGWSAGGPAAVAIALRPDLVGGWRPMAALSIAARYDWPSRTTGNSPLNDLARTSAAAVPVWLVHGTTDVVVENQHSQEFADALHGRGWPIHLEEPDTHHAGVVMTEYVPDLDRCRPTTTHHALLGGTHTARLLTHAAGLTTAPA; encoded by the coding sequence GTGACCACAGCGTTCGGTGTGACCCATACCCTCGCGCACGGAGTTAACGGCAAGGCGATCGACATCTACCGCCCTGGGGCCGCGGATCCAGGCTCGCTGCCAACCGTGCTGCTCTGGCATGGCCGAGGCCCGGACGAGCGGGATGTGCTCCAGCCACTGGCGGAGACGGCAGCGCGGTTAGGCGCGGCCGTCCTCGTGCCCGACTGGCGCTCCGACGCACCCGACGGTGGGCGTGCACACCTGCTGGATTCCCTGGAGTTCGCCCGGGAGTACGCGGCCTCTCCCGGCGGCGGCGCCGACCACCTGGTACTCGCCGGATGGTCGGCGGGCGGCCCCGCAGCCGTGGCCATCGCGCTGCGTCCCGATCTCGTCGGTGGCTGGCGCCCCATGGCGGCCCTCAGCATCGCCGCCCGCTACGACTGGCCATCCCGCACCACAGGCAACAGCCCGCTGAACGATCTAGCCCGTACCTCCGCCGCTGCGGTGCCGGTCTGGCTCGTCCACGGCACGACGGACGTCGTCGTCGAGAACCAGCACTCCCAGGAGTTCGCCGACGCGCTGCACGGCCGCGGCTGGCCCATACACCTCGAAGAGCCCGACACCCACCACGCAGGCGTCGTCATGACCGAGTACGTACCGGACCTCGACCGCTGCCGCCCCACCACCACCCACCACGCCCTCCTCGGCGGAACACACACCGCGCGCCTCCTCACCCACGCCGCCGGTCTCACCACCGCGCCCGCCTGA
- a CDS encoding DUF397 domain-containing protein: MHSGKHIPDASTLSAWRKSSYSGASNGNCLEVTDAYPAIIPVRDSKDPSGPALVFPVDGWASFVAAVKGGNFPSA; this comes from the coding sequence ATGCACAGCGGTAAGCACATACCCGACGCGTCGACGCTGAGCGCATGGCGCAAGTCAAGCTACAGCGGGGCTAGTAATGGCAACTGCCTTGAGGTCACTGATGCTTACCCCGCCATCATCCCAGTGCGCGACTCCAAGGATCCAAGCGGCCCAGCGCTTGTCTTCCCCGTGGACGGCTGGGCATCGTTCGTCGCGGCCGTCAAGGGCGGAAACTTCCCCAGCGCCTGA
- a CDS encoding helix-turn-helix domain-containing protein, giving the protein MADKRGSAKRNAYGDELRERREAKGWTQQKLGTEAVMSRSHIAHIEAGRRLPSPEDAQRLDQALDTGGVFVRFLPDGKLATFFEEVAELEPQAVMIREYASSLVPGLLQTEAYARAVFAAGFPRLSEEQCADNIRTRLDRAKILDGSLTPEVWAMFDESVLRRPIGGPSVMAGQLRHIAHLGEKRVRLHVLPFSSGAHALLESAVTLMRFEDMAPIAYVEGLHTGTVLDSPAVVEQSLVSYDLALGDALSHQESLALIRAVAEEYEHAQR; this is encoded by the coding sequence ATGGCGGACAAGCGTGGTTCGGCGAAAAGGAATGCGTATGGGGACGAGCTACGGGAGCGGCGGGAGGCGAAGGGCTGGACGCAGCAGAAGCTGGGCACTGAGGCAGTTATGTCCCGGTCCCATATCGCGCATATTGAGGCAGGGCGGCGGCTGCCCTCCCCGGAGGACGCACAGCGGCTTGACCAGGCGCTGGACACGGGCGGGGTGTTCGTACGCTTCCTGCCCGACGGGAAGTTGGCCACGTTCTTCGAGGAAGTGGCGGAGCTGGAGCCGCAGGCCGTGATGATCCGCGAGTATGCCAGCTCGCTGGTGCCGGGCCTGCTGCAGACAGAGGCGTACGCGCGTGCGGTGTTTGCCGCTGGCTTCCCTCGTCTGAGCGAGGAACAGTGTGCGGACAACATCCGCACACGGCTTGACCGTGCCAAGATCCTTGACGGCTCACTGACTCCTGAGGTGTGGGCCATGTTTGATGAGTCGGTACTCCGCCGCCCCATTGGCGGACCGTCCGTCATGGCCGGTCAGCTACGGCACATCGCTCACCTTGGCGAAAAGCGGGTGCGGCTCCATGTGTTGCCGTTCTCTAGTGGGGCACACGCTCTGCTAGAGAGTGCGGTTACGTTGATGAGGTTCGAGGACATGGCGCCGATCGCCTACGTTGAGGGGCTGCACACGGGCACCGTGCTGGACTCTCCGGCAGTGGTCGAGCAGTCGCTGGTGTCCTACGATCTCGCCTTGGGCGACGCCTTGTCGCACCAGGAATCCCTCGCCCTGATCAGGGCTGTTGCAGAGGAATACGAGCATGCACAGCGGTAA